From one Gossypium hirsutum isolate 1008001.06 chromosome D08, Gossypium_hirsutum_v2.1, whole genome shotgun sequence genomic stretch:
- the LOC107919721 gene encoding scarecrow-like protein 18 (The RefSeq protein has 1 substitution compared to this genomic sequence) has product MLSLLISPFIDQEEEEGLFLFVASDLHHQHRQQRRQTPLKMRQLLISCAELVSQSDFPAAIRLLSILSSSSSPSGDSIERLVYQFVRALSLRINRLHHHHHHHGLAGSSLMRLMNDISFPITSTAGPVNYDIDPSLQSCYLSLNQITPFIRFAHLTANQAILEAIQVGQQCIHIIDFDIMHGVQWPPLMQALAERSANTHHPPPMLRITGTGHDLNILHRTGDRLFKFAQSLGLRFEFHPLLVLNEDPTWIATNFTSMVTILPDEALAVNCMLYLQRLLKDDSRDIRLFLHHMKALNPTVVTVAEREANHNHPLFLQRFVEALDYYTAIFDSLEATLPPNSRERLAVEQIWFGREIVDIVAAEGENRRERHERLETWEVILRSSGFINVPLSPFAHSQAKLLLRLHYPSEGYQLQIVNNCFFLGWQNRPLFSVSSWR; this is encoded by the coding sequence ATGTTGAGTTTATTGATTTCACCATTCATTGatcaagaagaagaagagggtTTATTTTTATTCGTAGCTTCAGATCTACACCACCAACACCGTCAGCAGCGGCGGCAGACACCGTTAAAGATGCGTCAATTACTTATCAGTTGCGCGGAGCTTGTTTCTCAATCTGATTTCCCGGCTGCCATTCGCCTTTTGTCTATTTTATCCTCCTCGTCATCGCCTTCCGGCGACTCCATTGAGCGGCTCGTTTACCAGTTTGTTAGAGCGCTTTCTCTTCGAATCAATCGTCTTCACCACCACCATCACCACCATGGCCTTGCAGGTTCGAGCTTGATGAGGATGATGAATGATATTAGCTTTCCGATAACGAGTACCGCCGGTCCGGTGAATTACGACATTGATCCGTCGTTACAGTCATGTTATCTTTCTTTGAATCAAATAACTCCGTTCATTAGATTTGCTCATTTAACAGCTAATCAAGCCATTCTTGAAGCTATACAAGTAGGGCAACAATGTATACATATTATTGATTTCGACATCATGCACGGTGTACAATGGCCGCCGTTGATGCAAGCGTTAGCGGAACGATCAGCCAACACTCACCACCCACCGCCGATGCTTCGAATTACTGGAACCGGACACGATCTCAACATTCTTCACCGAACCGGCGACCGTCTTTTTAAATTCGCACAATCATTAGGTCTCAGGTTCGAGTTCCACCCGCTTTTAGTCCTTAATGAAGATCCAACATGGATAGCTACTAATTTTACTTCCATGGTCACGATCCTACCCGACGAAGCACTAGCTGTTAACTGCATGTTGTATCTCCAACGGTTGTTAAAAGACGATTCTCGTGATATCCGTCTCTTCCTCCACCACATGAAGGCCTTAAACCCCACCGTGGTGACCGTCGCCGAAAGGGAAGCTAACCACAACCACCCACTCTTCTTACAAAGGTTCGTTGAGGCCTTGGACTATTACACCGCCATCTTTGATTCTTTGGAAGCAACGTTGCCGCCTAATAGCCGAGAAAGACTCGCGGTGGAACAAATATGGTTCGGCCGGGAAATAGTCGATATAGTGGCGGCCGAAGGCGAGAATCGAAGAGAACGGCACGAGAGATTGGAGACATGGGAAGTGATCCTTAGAAGCTCAGGGTTTATCAATGTTCCATTGAGTCCATTTGCACATTCACAAGCTAAGCTTCTTCTTAGACTCCATTATCCTTCTGAGGGTTATCAACTTCAAATTGTCAACAATTGTTTTTTCCTAGGTTGGCAAAATCGTCCCCTTTTCTCTGTATCTTCATGGCGCTAG